The window CTTCGTGTACTTTATTAACTAATCTAGAGTAAATTCCCGCTTTTTTTAAGGATATGTTTGTTTCTAAAGTAGAATCTAATTTAAAACCTATTTTCTTTAATTTTATTGCTAAATTGATAATATTTTTTTGATCTTTTTCTTTAACAGATATTAATACTCTACCTGACTTTTTAATATCGATTTGAGCTCCAAGCATTGCTTTGGAAAATGCTTCTGCAAAATTTTTTCCTATACCCATAACTTCTCCTGTAGATCTCATTTCTGGACCAAGGATAGGATTAACTCCTGGAAATTTATTAAATGGCAATACTACTTCTTTGATTGAATAGTAAGGAGGTATAATTTCTTTTATGTATTCTTGTTTTTTTAAGTTTTTTCCGCACATAACTCTTGCTGCAATTTTTGCCAACGGTAAACCTGTTGCTTTGGATACAAAAGGTACACTTCTGGAAGCTCTTGGATTGACTTCAATAATGTATATTTCTTTATTTTGTATAGCAAATTGTACATTCATTAGTCCTTTTACCGATAGTTCGATAGCAAGTTTTTTCACTTGTTTTCTAATTTTATCTTGTATATTTAATTTTAATGTATAAGTAGGTAAACAACAGGCTGAATCTCCTGAATGCACTCCTGCTTGTTCTATATGTTGCATAATTCCACCAATTAATACGTTTTCTCCATCACAAATAGCATCGACATCTACTTCTATGGCATTTTCTAAATAGTGGTCAAGGAAAATTGGTGATTTGTTTTTTAATTTATTTTTAAAGTATTTTTCAAGAGTTTTAATATTATAACAGATTTCCATTTTTCTTCCACCTAAAACATAGGAAGGTCTTACCATGATCGGAAATCCAATTTCTTTAGATTTTATTTTAGCTTCTTCTAAACTGGTTACTGTTGCGTTTAAAGGTTGTTTTAAATTTAATTTTGACACAATTTTTTGAAAATAGTATCTATTTTCTGCTTGATCTATAGAATATGGAGTAGTTCCTATGATTGGGACTCCTTCTATTGCAAATTCATTAGCTAATTTTAAAGGAGTTTGACCTCCATATTGTATAATTACGCCATAAGGTTTTTCTATTTTTACTATTTCTAAAATATTTTCAAGAGTAAGAGGTTCAAAATACAAACGATCAGAAATATCATAGTCAGTTGATACCGTTTCTGGATTGCAATTAATCATGATTGTTTCGAAACCATCTTCTCTTAGAGCCATAGCGGCGTGAACACAACAATAATCAAATTCAATACCTTGTCCTATTCTATTAGGTCCTCCTCCTAAAATTATCACTTTATCATTTTTTTTGGTGGGATTCGATTCGCATTCATCTTCCCAAGTAGAATATAAATAAGCTGTTTCGGTAGCAAATTCAGCAGCACAGCTGTCAATTCTTTTGTATACTGGATGTAGATTAAGTTGATAACGAATTGTTCTTACTTCTTTTTCTTGTATTTTCAGTAATGTTGCGATTCGAGCATCAGAAAATCCTTTTTGTTTTAATAATTTTAAAAAAGTAAAATTTAATCCTTGAATACCTTTATTTTTTATTTTTTTTTCTAAATTTATGATTTCTTGAATTTGTGTTAAAAACCATTTATCAATTAATGTTAAATTGTACACATATTCTATAGACATACCTATTCTAAAGGCATCAGCAATATACCAAATTCTTTCAGCACCTGCTTCTTTGAGTTCATATGTAATTTTGGTGTATGATTGTTCATTTTTTTGATTAATTTTAGATTCAAAACCATTAGAACCTATTTCTAATCCTCTGATTGCTTTTTGTATTGATTCTTGAAAAGTACGACCAATTGCCATTACTTCACCAACAGATTTCATTTGAGTTGTTAATCTGTCATTACATCCAGAAAATTTTTCAAAATTAAATCTAGGAATTTTAGTTACTATATAATCTATACTTGGTTCAAATGAAGCAGGGGTATTAATTCCAGTAATATCGTTTTTTAATTCATCAAGAGTATATCCTATTGATAACTTAGCAGCAATTTTTGCTATTGGAAATCCTGTAGCTTTAGAAGCTAAAGCTGATGATCGAGATACTCTTGGATTCATTTCAATAACAATCATTTTACCATTTTTAGGATTAACAGCAAATTGAACGTTAGATCCTCCTGTTTCTACGCCAATTTCTCGTAAAATTTTCATTGATGCATTTCTCATTACTTGATATTCTTTGTCCGTAAGTGTTTGTGCAGGAGCAACAGTAATTGAATCTCCGGTATGAATACCCATCGGATCCAAGTTTTCGATAGAACATACTATAATACAGTTATCATTTTTATCCCTGACAACTTCCATTTCGTATTCTTTCCATCCGATTAATGATTCATCAATTAATAGTTCTTGAATAGGTGATAATTCGAAACCTTTTTCACATATTTCTTTGAATTCTTCATGATTATATGCGATTCCTCCACCGCTTCCTCCCATAGTAAAAGAAGGACGAATAATACATGGAAATTTTATTTTTTTTACAATTTTTAAAGCTTCTTTTACGTTATGTGCTATTCCTGATTTAGGAGTTTCTAAATTCAACTTTTTCATTGATTTTTCGAATAAATAACGATTTTCTGCTTTTTTAATTGCGTTGATAGTTGCTCCTATTATTTTTGTATTGAATTTTGATAAAATTCCTTTTTCTTCTAATTTTAAAACACAATTTAAAGCAACTTGTCCTCCCATAGTGGGTAATAATGCATCTGGTTTTTCTTTTTCTATAATTTTTTCAATAGTTTTCCAATAAATAGGCTCGATATACGTGGAATCAGCTATTTCTGGATCTGTCATAATCGTTGCCGGATTAGAGTTAACTAAAATAATTTTCAACCCTTCTTCCTTAAGCGCTTTACAAGCTTGAACTCCTGAGTAGTCAAATTCACACGCTTGTCC of the Buchnera aphidicola (Pemphigus immunis) genome contains:
- the carB gene encoding carbamoyl-phosphate synthase large subunit, whose amino-acid sequence is MPKQKDIKSVLILGAGPIVIGQACEFDYSGVQACKALKEEGLKIILVNSNPATIMTDPEIADSTYIEPIYWKTIEKIIEKEKPDALLPTMGGQVALNCVLKLEEKGILSKFNTKIIGATINAIKKAENRYLFEKSMKKLNLETPKSGIAHNVKEALKIVKKIKFPCIIRPSFTMGGSGGGIAYNHEEFKEICEKGFELSPIQELLIDESLIGWKEYEMEVVRDKNDNCIIVCSIENLDPMGIHTGDSITVAPAQTLTDKEYQVMRNASMKILREIGVETGGSNVQFAVNPKNGKMIVIEMNPRVSRSSALASKATGFPIAKIAAKLSIGYTLDELKNDITGINTPASFEPSIDYIVTKIPRFNFEKFSGCNDRLTTQMKSVGEVMAIGRTFQESIQKAIRGLEIGSNGFESKINQKNEQSYTKITYELKEAGAERIWYIADAFRIGMSIEYVYNLTLIDKWFLTQIQEIINLEKKIKNKGIQGLNFTFLKLLKQKGFSDARIATLLKIQEKEVRTIRYQLNLHPVYKRIDSCAAEFATETAYLYSTWEDECESNPTKKNDKVIILGGGPNRIGQGIEFDYCCVHAAMALREDGFETIMINCNPETVSTDYDISDRLYFEPLTLENILEIVKIEKPYGVIIQYGGQTPLKLANEFAIEGVPIIGTTPYSIDQAENRYYFQKIVSKLNLKQPLNATVTSLEEAKIKSKEIGFPIMVRPSYVLGGRKMEICYNIKTLEKYFKNKLKNKSPIFLDHYLENAIEVDVDAICDGENVLIGGIMQHIEQAGVHSGDSACCLPTYTLKLNIQDKIRKQVKKLAIELSVKGLMNVQFAIQNKEIYIIEVNPRASRSVPFVSKATGLPLAKIAARVMCGKNLKKQEYIKEIIPPYYSIKEVVLPFNKFPGVNPILGPEMRSTGEVMGIGKNFAEAFSKAMLGAQIDIKKSGRVLISVKEKDQKNIINLAIKLKKIGFKLDSTLETNISLKKAGIYSRLVNKVHEGRPHIQDRLKNKEYVYIINTIDSYQSIDQNELICKSALQYKVHYDTTLNGAFATVMAMSKNPIKNIFSLQEMHKKI